From the genome of Alteromonas stellipolaris:
CAACAAGGGCAACTATTTCAACAATTAGAGAGTAATAGGCAGGCGGTTGAAAAACAGCAAAGCTTAATCAATGAAATGCGTGAATTTGAAACTTCGTATGATGATATTACTTATCTACACTCGCTTATTGGTTCAGCCAGTGGAGATAAATTTAGGCGATTTGCGCAAGGTTTAACGCTAGATAATTTGGTTCGACTTGCCAATCAACAGCTCGATAGGTTGCACGGGCGGTATCAACTTACCCGCAACACAAAAGACAGTTTAGGTTTAAGTGTATTAGATACGTGGCAGGGTGATGTGGTACGAGATACTAAAACGCTATCAGGGGGCGAAAGTTTTCTGGTGAGTTTAGCGCTAGCGCTGGCACTGTCTGATTTAGTGAGCTTTAAAACAAGCATAGATTCTCTTTTCCTCGATGAAGGCTTTGGTACGCTAGATGCCGAAACCCTAGACGTAGCGTTAGATGCATTAGATAACCTAAATGCTAGCGGTAAAATGATTGGTGTTATTAGCCACATAGAAGCAATGAAAGAACGTATTCCTACCCAGCTGAAAGTCATAAAACGAAATGGAGTAGGGTTAAGTGCGCTGGAAAAATGTTACTCAGCGACAGAAATTTGACGGGAATTTGGCAGGTTTCATTTTTTGAAGCTACACTACATATAGCCTTTAGTGATTTATCGCATACAACACTGCGATCTCAAAGGTGATACCGACTACGCTGTGTTGTAATTTTAACGGCGCATATCGTTTAGTCAGGGTGATGTTTATAAGGTAATTACACGCAAAGTGGATCTTGCACAAGTACAGATTGTTGGGGGCGTGTAACCTTCCATGTGCGACCTGAATGCAAGATGGCGAGTGAAATTTCTGATTGCCGCTTTGTGTATTTTGATAAGTGAGAGTGTGTTCGCGTCGTGCGTTATTACCTCACCATTAAAAAGCAAAGTGGGCACACCTATACCAATGGTGAAAGGCGAGCAGCATTTAACACTAAACTGTGATTTAGCCCTCCCGCATATTTTTCATTTTCCTCGTAACTTTGTGAATAAAGCCGTGCTGTATCGGCTAGAGGCTGATGCTTCTAAAACAAATAGTCCTACACCAAATCATTCTGGAACATCCAGCTTCGAAACGGCCAGCTCCGAAAAAGAGAGCGCCGGAAGAAACAGCTTAGAAGCGCCCACGTTAACCCCGCCCATCGAGCTGCCTAGCGCGCGGCAAGCTTATATACTTCCCATCGGTGCGGCTTCATACATCTTAAAGGTGGATGCGCAATTCGCTAGGGCACTGTACCCGAGCTTATCCACAGTACCTGACTTCCACGCATTTAATACTATTCATACCTTAACGCTAAGTGCATTTGCTGGATTTTGCTTTGCGTTGGCTATCTATGTTGGGGTGTTGGGCAACAGTATGCGAAGTTTTGGGTTCTATTCTTACAGTTTTTACGTGGCAAGTGCGGCCATCTTTTTCTTGTTGCAAGAAGGCATTTTTTACGCCTTGTTACCCAATATACAGTTTCTAAATAGCGTACAGCTAAGTGTGCTTTTTGCTGGGCTAACCATTTTTGCTTCTTTGCGCTTTCTAGATCAATTACTCGATTTTAAAGCTATGCTAAAAAAGTGGCAACGCAGCACACTGCATGGTTTATCGCTAATAATATTAGTTTTGGTGAGCGTGCAGTTAGTGTTAAGTAGTGATGTGAGCATGATGGTAAACAAAGTCATGTCGAAACTCACTTTGGTTATCATGGCCGGTATTTTATCAGCAATACTTTATGCGGCGTATCATAAAGTACACTGCGCTAAACTAGTGTTACTGGGGGTCTCGACAATAATGCTGGCTATGCTCGCCAGGTTTTATTTGAAAGACTATAGTCCGTTCCTTCAGCGGTACGGGCTTATTATTGCCGTCACGATAGAAGCCTTGATATTTGCTTTTGCTGCCGCGCAAAAAGTGAAAAAGTTAGATGATGACAGAATGGCCGCGTTCAAACGGGCAGCTACCGACCCCTTGTGTCATATTCTTAATCGCGACGGATGGGAAGGGGCTGCAAAAATACTCTTAGATGAATTTAATCATCACGGTGGTTTCATAACCTTGATGTTCATTGACGTGGATAATTTTAAACGAATTAATGATTCGTTTGGGCATCAATCAGGCGACGATGTACTGCGTATTATTTCAAAAATTCTTAAAGGGCAATGCCGCGAGCAAGATGTGGTGGGAAGACTAGGGGGCGATGAGTTTGTAGTGCTAAGTTATTGCCACAGTTGTAGCCAATCTAAGCGTCTGGTAAAGCGTATTCAGCACAGGTTTAGTGACTTAGTTATACAAACGCTTAACGCACAAATTCCAGTTTCAGCCAGTGTTGGGGGCTTAATTATAGATATGCCTTGTAGCGACTTAGAGGCGTTACTCGACCAGGCTGATACACTGATGTACGAGCAAAAAAAGGCACATCAAAGTGCAATGACGCAGCCCATTTAAGCGGGGATTTAACGAAGAGTTTGCCTTAAAAAACTGTCGGTAATCAGATTAAAACGTATAGCCCAACAATTGAATATCTTGAGCGAAGTGGTTATCAACTAGAGCTTTAATTTTATCGGTGTAATACCCTTGATAGCTACTTCTATCAGTGGCTTTACGCTTGTGTGGAAGTATTGATGTGGGAATGGCTAGGTGTTCGCAAATTGCGTCGAAATCTTGCTGCAAATTCTCATAGTAACCAATAAAGTTAGTTAATAAATTGCCATGTAAATCTACAAGGTAATCGCTTTGCAATTGCAGAGAAGTGTCTATGTGGTATTGATACGCTCGTGCAGGATTAAATTTCCATTGCATGAAACTTGCGAAAGTTTCATGGCCTTCCATGACATGAGGACGTTCGCGCTTAATGTGATGATACGAGCTAACTTGCAAGTCCCACGGGTTTCTCACTACGGCAAACTTGTACAACCCATTAAAAAAATCTTCAGGTAACATTTCTTTTGCAGCAATAATACGCGAATGGCGAGGAAAGCGGCTACCAATCTTATGCCCACAAAGCTGACTCATTTTATTACTGATAAACTGTGCTGCGGCATAACGATGCCCCCAACGATACTGTGAAAGGGCATCACGAATACTCGTGCCACCCGTCTTGGCAATGTGTACAAAGAGAAACTGTTTACTGTGGGAAAGTAGCACCGGGTATTATCCTAGTCTTAGGTGATATAAGTATCGATACAGTGTGGCTGTTAAATGTGACAAGTATATGGATGCTTGGGTCATACCTACTATGGAATAGACGCTGCAAAGTTGCGAAATCGGTTGGCTTTTGCTTTTTGTCGGTTGAGAGTAAAGCTATGATAAAATACCGTTAAATGAAGCTATGACAAGGGTAGTGCGACACAGAAAATGAGTATGTACATAGCTTCAATGAGTACACCCTATTGCCACTAATGACAGCACGAAAACGAAAGTGAAAATGGAAATTAAATGGTAGATCAGAGTTATTATATTGGTGTGGATGGTGGCGGCACGCATTGCAGAGTGCAGTTAGAAGATAAGCAAGGTAACGTATTAAGTTGCGCCGAAGCTGGTCCTGCCAATATGATGACCAATGCTGCTGGCGCAATGCAGTCAATTATTAGCGCTAGTGAAAAAGCCATCAGCGCAATAAGTCGGCCCGCCAAATCGGCAATCAAGCTCAATCAAATACACCTAGCGGCAGGGCTTGCTGGCGCAAATATTCCCAGTGCGTTAAACGAGTTTTTAAATTTACACCACCCCTTTAAAAGCATTAACGTCATCAGTGATTTGCATGCCGCATGCCTTGGGGCGCATAACGGCCAATCAGGTGCATTGATTATCTGCGGTACTGGGTCAGCGGCTACGGTTTTTACTGGCTCCAGCACCAGTACTAATTCGCACCGGTTTAATGATAAGGGCGGTTATGGCCTTTCAATTAGCGACAATGCAAGTGGTGGTTGGTTAGGTCTTGAAGCGGTTAAGCAAAGCTTGTTGGTGTTCGATGAACTTATCCCTAAGAGCCTCTTATTTACATCAGTTTGTGATAGATTGGCCGTAACAAATGCACACCAATTGGTATCAAAAGTGGCGGGGTTTAAAGGGAAAGAGTTTGGTGCATTGGCACCATGTGTTGTGGCAGCCTACGAAAGAGGGTGCCCCGCAGCCAAGGTACTAATTGAACAAGGTGCTAGCTACCTCAATGGTGTTGGTGAAGCACTTACCTGCAATAGAATTGACGATAAAGCATTCTCCAATGATCAAGATTTGCCCCTTTGTTTAGTGGGTGGGCTAAGCCATGTGTATCAGCCACTATTAAGTGCTGGTCTTCAAGCTAGGCTAGTTGAACCTAAATCATCACCTCAAGCAGGGGTTATTCAATACGTAAAACAACAGGCAGCACTGGCTTAATGCAAACAATTACCGCACACAAAGTACTGACCACCTCAGGTATTAAGTTTAACAAGACGCTATGCATAGAACAGGGCGTGATTAAAAGCATTCGAGATGCCACAAAGCAAGAGCTTGCAAATGAGCGTGAAGGCACGCTTATACCTGGGTATGTTGATACCCAAGTCAATGGTGGTGGGGGAATACTGTTTAACCATACGCCCACGTACAATGCGTTAAAAACCATGGCGCATGCCCATTTGCAGTTCGGCACTACCAGTATGTTGCCTACGCTTATTACCGATAATGCGATTACTATGGCAAATGCCGCCGATGCAGTAAGTGAGGCCATTGCAGATAGTCATCCCACTATTGAAGGTATTCATTTTGAAGGGCCATTTTTGAGCACTGCGAAAAAAGGTGTGCATGAAGAAAGCTTTATTCGTACCCCTAGTGATAGTGAATTGGCGACCTTGTGCCGAAAGGATATTGGCAAGGTATTGCTAACAGTAGCACCTGAAAGCGTGAGCCTCAGTTTTATTAAAGAAATGGTGGCAGAAGGGATAGTGGTTGCACTGGGGCACACCAATGCTAGTTTCGAACAAGTGAGCGATGCGCTTAACGCTGGTGCGACAGGGTTCACTCATTTGTACAATGCGATGTCGGCATTTACATCGCGTGCGCCAGGCGCTGTGGGCGCAGCTTTGTTATTTGATAACGCGTATAGTGGGTTAATTGTGGATCATCACCACGTACACCCTAAAAGTGCCGAATTAGCCATAAAGGTTAAAGGCAAAGAAAAGATCATGCTTGTGACCGATGCCATGGCGCATGTGGGAAGCAACCTAGACACGCTTGCGTTTTTCAATACAGAAATTAAGCGTAGCGGCAGCAAACTCACTACGCCTGATGGCACATTGGCCGGCTCATGCCTAGACATGCATGGGGCCGTAATAAATACTTGTCATGATTTGAGCGTAAGTTTAACCGACGCAAGTGCAATGGCCAGTACTACGCCTGCCACCTTCATGGGAATGCAACAAAAACTAGGCAGTCTCGCAGCAGGGCAGTATGCGAATGTATTACTAGTAGATGACAATGTTAACTTGGTCGACATTTGGGTAAAAGGAAGGCTTCAATAACACAAGCTTCAAGGGTATATTACCCCAATGTGCTGTGGATCAGCGTTCTGAGACTGCCCTCTCGGTGATTCAAAAAATTGAATTTTCTGGAGAGTAACATGACCTACCGCGTTGCAATTGCCATTTCAGGCGCCGTTTCTTTGGGTTCATATGAAGCGGGTACGCTTTATGAAATAATAAAAGCGTTAAAAGAACATAACGAAAACCCTGCCAATCCAAAAATTGAAATAGATGTGCTTACTGGCGCTAGCGCGGGTGGCATGACCGCCGCAATGATAGCGCAAAAACTCTTATATGATGGGGATGCTTTATCGGGTGAAAACACCAACGTGGCTTACGAAGCATGGGTTAAGTCGGTTGATATCAACGGATTATTGACGCCCTTGCCGGGGGACAATGCCAAAAATTCACTCCTCTCAAATGGCTTTGTAAAAACCATAGCGGATAAGCTCATTAATAGCCGATACGTGAAATCATCCTCGCCTAGCGCTGCGCAAACACCGTTACCCCCACCGCTAGTGCAAACACCTCATGTGGCCAGTGCAACCTCTATCAGGTTGGGGTTGGCGATGTCTAACTTAAATGGCGTAGATTACGAGGTAGATACCTACGCATATTTAACGGAAACCTTGGGGAAAGGGAAGTTCACCCAAACACGCCATCAAGACAGATATACCGTCACGCTGGATAACACAACAGATAATCAGGCTGTTTGGAACGAGATCAGTGCAGCGGCGAGAGGATGCGGTGCCTTCCCAGTAGCGTTCTCTCCGGTATCGCTCACGCGTAACTGGATGCACGGCGATTACCGCGGCCGTGGCGCCGTTAAATTTGAAAACAGTACCTTTAGTTTTATGGATGGTGGTGCATTTAATAACTACCCTCTTGGTATGGCAGTATCTTTGGCTGAACAAAATGATACTAGCTATACCGACTACGAAAACCGCTTTTACTTTTACATTTCACCTAACCCTAGGGAAAGTGCTGCCAATCCAGAATTTGATGCTAGCACAGCATCCTTTGCTGACAGTGCCAAACAAATGCTCAATAGCGTGTTTCTACAAAGCGGGTTTCAAGAGTGGTTAATTCAAGAGAAAGATAACGAAAAAATTCTCAGGTTAGATAAACAAGCCGACACTTTACGCGAAAAATTATACACCACAAGCAGCGAAGAGGTGTTCGCAGAGCAAGCCATTATAGATTCAATGATTGGCTTGGTTTATGGCGCTAATGAAGCAGAATATGCCGCCGATGTTGCTCGACTGGCTACACAATATCGGGTTGATGTTGAAGAAAAACCGCTCCCGCCAAGCCATTTCAAACTATGGATAGATACGATTGCTGTACTAGAACATGCTGCGGGGCTGGGCCCAACCAATTTAAAAACTATCTATACTATTACAGCAAAAAAAGACGAGCTTAGCGGTGAGTTGCTTGGGGCATTTTTGGGCTTTTTTGACGAGCGCTTTCGGCAATATGATTACGAACGGGGCAGATTAAATGCCATGCTGACCATTAATGGAATATTAGATAAGCAGCGAGACGAAGCCGTAATTCAAAAGCAATTACCACTGAACATAGAAAAGCGTGATCATCATAGTATTCAACAGTTTTTAGATTCATCGCATTTAAATCATGCGTCTATGGCTGATGTGCAATACGAAAACAGGCAGTTGGCATACAAGCGCGTTAAAGCGCGCTTTTTTGCGTTTGCAAAAGACGCAGGTATAGCAAGTGTTGCACGCTTTTTTGCTTGGAATTTCATTGTTAGAAAAACGGTAAAAAAGGTATTGGTGTTATAGCTTAAAAGCCATTTTGACAGGTATTTCAAAGTATATTTAAGGCAATAAATTAAAAAGCCCAGCAAGGTGAATTTACCATGCTGGGCTTTAGCAATAATATTAACTATTCAAAGGATTACTTGCCTTCGCTATGCGCCAAGAACTCTTCGTAGTTACCTTCAAAGTGGTTAAGCTTATTATCTTTAATTTCGATGATTTGCGTGGCCAATGATGAAACAAACTCGCGGTCGTGGCTTACAAAAATAACCGTGCCGTCGAATTTATAAAGCCCGTTGTTTAGCGCTTCAATAGAT
Proteins encoded in this window:
- a CDS encoding patatin-like phospholipase family protein; this encodes MTYRVAIAISGAVSLGSYEAGTLYEIIKALKEHNENPANPKIEIDVLTGASAGGMTAAMIAQKLLYDGDALSGENTNVAYEAWVKSVDINGLLTPLPGDNAKNSLLSNGFVKTIADKLINSRYVKSSSPSAAQTPLPPPLVQTPHVASATSIRLGLAMSNLNGVDYEVDTYAYLTETLGKGKFTQTRHQDRYTVTLDNTTDNQAVWNEISAAARGCGAFPVAFSPVSLTRNWMHGDYRGRGAVKFENSTFSFMDGGAFNNYPLGMAVSLAEQNDTSYTDYENRFYFYISPNPRESAANPEFDASTASFADSAKQMLNSVFLQSGFQEWLIQEKDNEKILRLDKQADTLREKLYTTSSEEVFAEQAIIDSMIGLVYGANEAEYAADVARLATQYRVDVEEKPLPPSHFKLWIDTIAVLEHAAGLGPTNLKTIYTITAKKDELSGELLGAFLGFFDERFRQYDYERGRLNAMLTINGILDKQRDEAVIQKQLPLNIEKRDHHSIQQFLDSSHLNHASMADVQYENRQLAYKRVKARFFAFAKDAGIASVARFFAWNFIVRKTVKKVLVL
- a CDS encoding GGDEF domain-containing protein, coding for MKFLIAALCILISESVFASCVITSPLKSKVGTPIPMVKGEQHLTLNCDLALPHIFHFPRNFVNKAVLYRLEADASKTNSPTPNHSGTSSFETASSEKESAGRNSLEAPTLTPPIELPSARQAYILPIGAASYILKVDAQFARALYPSLSTVPDFHAFNTIHTLTLSAFAGFCFALAIYVGVLGNSMRSFGFYSYSFYVASAAIFFLLQEGIFYALLPNIQFLNSVQLSVLFAGLTIFASLRFLDQLLDFKAMLKKWQRSTLHGLSLIILVLVSVQLVLSSDVSMMVNKVMSKLTLVIMAGILSAILYAAYHKVHCAKLVLLGVSTIMLAMLARFYLKDYSPFLQRYGLIIAVTIEALIFAFAAAQKVKKLDDDRMAAFKRAATDPLCHILNRDGWEGAAKILLDEFNHHGGFITLMFIDVDNFKRINDSFGHQSGDDVLRIISKILKGQCREQDVVGRLGGDEFVVLSYCHSCSQSKRLVKRIQHRFSDLVIQTLNAQIPVSASVGGLIIDMPCSDLEALLDQADTLMYEQKKAHQSAMTQPI
- the nagA gene encoding N-acetylglucosamine-6-phosphate deacetylase → MQTITAHKVLTTSGIKFNKTLCIEQGVIKSIRDATKQELANEREGTLIPGYVDTQVNGGGGILFNHTPTYNALKTMAHAHLQFGTTSMLPTLITDNAITMANAADAVSEAIADSHPTIEGIHFEGPFLSTAKKGVHEESFIRTPSDSELATLCRKDIGKVLLTVAPESVSLSFIKEMVAEGIVVALGHTNASFEQVSDALNAGATGFTHLYNAMSAFTSRAPGAVGAALLFDNAYSGLIVDHHHVHPKSAELAIKVKGKEKIMLVTDAMAHVGSNLDTLAFFNTEIKRSGSKLTTPDGTLAGSCLDMHGAVINTCHDLSVSLTDASAMASTTPATFMGMQQKLGSLAAGQYANVLLVDDNVNLVDIWVKGRLQ
- a CDS encoding BadF/BadG/BcrA/BcrD ATPase family protein, producing MVDQSYYIGVDGGGTHCRVQLEDKQGNVLSCAEAGPANMMTNAAGAMQSIISASEKAISAISRPAKSAIKLNQIHLAAGLAGANIPSALNEFLNLHHPFKSINVISDLHAACLGAHNGQSGALIICGTGSAATVFTGSSTSTNSHRFNDKGGYGLSISDNASGGWLGLEAVKQSLLVFDELIPKSLLFTSVCDRLAVTNAHQLVSKVAGFKGKEFGALAPCVVAAYERGCPAAKVLIEQGASYLNGVGEALTCNRIDDKAFSNDQDLPLCLVGGLSHVYQPLLSAGLQARLVEPKSSPQAGVIQYVKQQAALA
- a CDS encoding sulfotransferase family 2 domain-containing protein, with amino-acid sequence MLLSHSKQFLFVHIAKTGGTSIRDALSQYRWGHRYAAAQFISNKMSQLCGHKIGSRFPRHSRIIAAKEMLPEDFFNGLYKFAVVRNPWDLQVSSYHHIKRERPHVMEGHETFASFMQWKFNPARAYQYHIDTSLQLQSDYLVDLHGNLLTNFIGYYENLQQDFDAICEHLAIPTSILPHKRKATDRSSYQGYYTDKIKALVDNHFAQDIQLLGYTF